The following coding sequences are from one Carcharodon carcharias isolate sCarCar2 chromosome 11, sCarCar2.pri, whole genome shotgun sequence window:
- the LOC121284397 gene encoding sarcolipin — translation MDRSTQELFLNFMVVLMTVLLMWLLVKSYQE, via the coding sequence ATGGATAGATCCACACAAGAGCTCTTCTTGAACTTTATGGTGGTTTTGATGACTGTGCTACTTATGTGGCTTCTTGTTAAATCCTATCAGGAGTGA